One part of the Lotus japonicus ecotype B-129 chromosome 2, LjGifu_v1.2 genome encodes these proteins:
- the LOC130738363 gene encoding protein FAR1-RELATED SEQUENCE 5-like, translated as MVEINEEAHVDLSNSGGMNESEALNDISDNSDGDDVVNNDSSQQQCKLIPELTIDEIRKLEFLSEQDAVEFYQHYAQFKGFGVRKDDVRRDRKGNVVSRQLVCNREGERHEKHLKKVSRVKEAKPITRVSCQAKFRVRFEANSSKWKVVYFEPEHNHELTLAKQVHLIPAFRGLTNGDKAQVDTLKLYGVRSCNIMGLMMGQKGGHDSVGFLKKDLYNHVDKNKRISLGAGDASGSLNYFTRKGEKDPMFYFRFTRTSNDNLENLFWCDGTSRLDYQAFGDVIVFDSTYKKNKYNKPVVIFSGYNHHKETTIFACALVSDETVDTYKWVLQRLDEAMFGKHPKAAVTDGDKAMREAIKVVFPNSTHRLCGWHIQQNAVKKIHLPKFLDDFDYLIFGNFSPQRFESKWESMIEKYDLREDKWIKQMYETKEMWATAFMRERFFAGIRTTSLCEGINSFIKKYVTCKNSMLDFIYNFERAVEEYRHNELASDFRSCYGEPVLTTALSGIEQGAAKLLTRNMFREVRHVMEQALSLNLVERSEVCNTVMIKLSVCGRSSSQFLVVYDNNQTTFECDCGLSDFKGIPCSHIICAMRIEDFTTFPASLVSNRWFKTAKVDYIHTIPSIELDSEKVKLLRRGAISAACNFLSEYAADDATDFSAVIEDIYKLVSKVQKRRHPKSTEGNLFVIRDPVVVRTRGARKKLKTKKKKRLCSNCRKSGHTIRTCPTLFEGIEDDEVDEGDSSVELDDDSITENTVVSLAGGDNGGSTSRQIGTAKRKVGDNGNVGSVQGNERDVLSPSAGPQIDAAGPTLNFGDGMNMFPQFPPPSQIFHSFPPYSSFPSSSGSQQFLSTIHEVERRAKMAKRD; from the exons ATGGTTGAAATTAATGAAGAGGCTCATGTGGACTTGTCTAATTCTGGAGGCATGAATGAGTCTGAGGCTCTGAATGATATCTCAGATAATTCTGATGGAGATGATGTGGTCAATAATGATTCTTCCCAACAACAGTGCAAGCTAATTCCTGAGTTGACTATTGATGAAATTAGGAAGCTGGAGTTTTTGTCTGAGCAGGATGCCGTTGAGTTTTACCAGCACTATGCCCAGTTTAAAGGTTTTGGGGTTAGGAAGGATGATGTTCGGCGCGATCGAAAAGGTAATGTTGTTAGTCGCCAGCTTGTTTGTAATAGGGAAGGTGAGAGACATGAGAAGCATTTGAAAAAGGTTAGTCGAGTGAAAGAGGCTAAGCCAATTACCAGAGTATCATGCCAAGCTAAATTTCGTGTACGTTTCGAGGCAAACTCCAGCAAGTGGAAGGTTGTTTATTTTGAACCTGAGCACAATCATGAGTTGACACTAGCTAAGCAAGTTCATTTAATTCCGGCATTCAGGGGATTGACTAATGGTGATAAGGCTCAAGTTGACACACTAAAGCTCTATGGCGTGAGGAGTTGCAACATAATGGGTCTCATGATGGGACAAAAAGGAGGTCATGATTCAGTTGGTtttttgaaaaaggacttatacAACCATGTCGATAAGAATAAAAGGATCAGTTTAGGTGCTGGTGATGCTTCTGGTTCATTAAACTATTTTACGCGGAAAGGGGAGAAGGATCCGATGTTTTATTTCAGGTTCACGAGAACAAGTAATGATAATCTTGAAAATTTGTTCTGGTGTGATGGAACCAGTCGTCTTGACTACCAAGCTTTTGGAGATGTAATCGTGTTTGACAGCACTTACAAAAAGAACAAGTACAACAAGCCTGTTGTTATATTTTCTGGTTACAATCATCACAAGGAGACTACTATTTTTGCATGTGCATTGGTTTCTGACGAGACTGTGGATACTTACAAGTGGGTTTTACAAAGATTGGATGAAGCTATGTTTGGGAAGCATCCTAAAGCTGCCGTGACAGATGGAGATAAAGCTATGCGTGAGGCAATTAAGGTAGTGTTTCCAAATTCAACCCACAGGCTTTGTGGATGGCACATTCAGCAAAATGCAGTTAAGAAAATTCATTTGCCTAAATTCTTAGATGACTTTGACTATTTGATCTTTGGTAATTTCAGTCCTCAGCGGTTTGAATCAAAGTGGGAGAGTATGATTGAAAAGTATGATCTTCGTGAGGACAAATGGATTAAACAAATGTATGAAACAAAGGAGATGTGGGCAACTGCATTTATGAGAGAGAGATTTTTTGCTGGAATTAGGACTACCTCGCTATGCGAAGGTATCAACTCTTTCATTAAGAAGTATGTGACGTGCAAAAATAGTATGCTGGATTTCATTTATAATTTTGAGAGAGCTGTGGAAGAGTATAGGCACAATGAGTTAGCCTCTGACTTTAGGTCATGTTATGGGGAGCCTGTGTTAACCACTGCTTTGAGTGGCATTGAACAAGGAGCTGCTAAACTGTTGACCAGAAATATGTTTAGGGAAGTTAGACATGTCATGGAACAAGCTTTGAGCCTTAACCTTGTTGAACGGTCAGAGGTGTGCAACACAGTAATGATAAAGCTGAGTGTATGTGGCAGATCCAGTTCTCAATTCTTAGTTGTTTATGATAATAATCAGACCACATTTGAGTGTGATTGTGGGCTATCTGATTTTAAGGGCATTCCTTGTTCTCACATCATATGTGCTATGAGGATTGAGGACTTCACCACATTTCCTGCATCTCTTGTTTCCAACCGGTGGTTCAAGACTGCGAAGGTGGATTACATACACACAATACCCTCCATTGAGCTTGATTCTGAAAAAGTGAAATTGTTGCGTAGAGGTGCCATTTCTGCTGCATGCAATTTTCTTAGTGAATATGCCGCTGATGATGCTACAGATTTTTCAGCCGTAATTGAGGATATATACAAACTGGTCTCGAAAGTTCAGAAACGTCGTCATCCGAAATCTACTGAAGGTAATTTATTTGTGATTCGTGACCCAGTTGTCGTGAGAACCCGAGGTGCACGAAAGAAGTTGAAgactaagaagaagaaaagactcTGTTCTAATTGCAGAAAGAGTGGCCACACAATCCGGACATGTCCTACATTGTTTGAGGGAATCGAAGATGATGAAGTAGATGAAGGAGATTCATCTGTTGAGCTGGATGATGATAGCATTACTGAAAAT ACTGTGGTGTCATTAGCAGGAGGAGATAATGGAGGTTCTACTTCAAGGCAAATAGGCACAGCCAAAAGAAAG GTTGGAGATAATGGCAATGTTGGTAGTGTTCAAGGTAATGAACGCGATGTTTTATCACCGTCAGCTGGTCCACAAATTGATGCTGCAGGTCCTACGCTGAATTTTGGGGACGGAATGAATATGTTCCCTCAATTTCCCCCACCTAGCCAGATTTTCCATTCGTTCCCGCCATATTCTTCTTTCCCTTCTTCCAGTGGAAGTCAGCAGTTTTTGTCCACTATTCATGAGGTTGAGAGGAGAGCAAAGATGGCAAAGAGGGATTAG